In Haliaeetus albicilla chromosome 3, bHalAlb1.1, whole genome shotgun sequence, the following are encoded in one genomic region:
- the HEY1 gene encoding hairy/enhancer-of-split related with YRPW motif protein 1 codes for MGETGAGRGAGRALGALLPRAARRLPDGRPRPAAAAAAAMKRAHPEYSSSDSEELDEAVEVEKESADENGNLSSAAGSMSPSTTSQILARKRRRGIIEKRRRDRINNSLSELRRLVPSAFEKQGSAKLEKAEILQMTVDHLKMLHTAGGKGYFDAHALAMDYRSLGFRECLAEVARYLSIIEGLDASDPLRVRLVSHLNNYASQREAASSAHTGIGHIPWGSAFGHHPHISHPLLLAQNGHGNTSTTASSTEPHHQTRIAAPHAETSSLRVPPNGSVGPVLPVVTTTTKLSPPLLSSMASLSAFPFSFGSFHLLSPNVLSPSTPTQSATLSKPYRPWGTEIGAF; via the exons ATGGGGGAGACGGGCGCCGGGCGAGGCGCGGGGCGCGCGCTGGGAGCCCTCCTgccgcgcgccgcccgccgcctccccgacggccgcccgcgccccgccgccgccgccgccgccgccatgaaGCGGGCGCACCCCGAGTACAGCTCGTCGGACAGCGAGGAGCTGGACGAGGCCGTCGAGGTGGAGAAGGAGAGCGCGGACGAGAATGG GAACCTGAGCTCGGCCGCGGGCTCCATGTCTCCCTCCACCACCTCGCAGATCCTGGCTCGGAAGAGGCGTCGAGGG ATCATCGAGAAGCGCCGCCGCGACCGCATCAACAACAGCCTGTCCGAGCTGAGGAGGCTGGTGCCCAGCGCCTTCGAGAAGCAG GGATCAGCcaagctggaaaaagcagagattctGCAGATGACTGTCGATCACCTGAAAATGCTGCATACAGCAGGAGGGAAAG GTTATTTTGATGCTCATGCTTTGGCTATGGACTATCGGAGTCTAGGGTTTCGAGAGTGCCTGGCTGAAGTTGCTCGATACCTTAGTATTATAGAGGGTCTGGATGCCTCCGATCCTCTGCGAGTTCGACTTGTGTCTCATCTCAATAACTACGCCTCTCAACGGGAAGCAGCAAGTAGTGCACACACTGGCATTGGACACATTCCCTGGGGCAGTGCCTTTGGACATCACCCTCACATATCTCACCCGTTGCTGCTGGCTCAAAATGGGCATGGTAATACCAGTACTACAGCATCTTCCACAGAACCGCATCACCAGACCAGAATTGCCGCCCCACATGCTGAAACTTCCTCACTCAGAGTGCCCCCAAATGGCAGCGTTGGACCAGTGCTCCCCGTGGTCACAACTACTACCAAActgtctcctcctcttctctcctccatGGCATCTCTGTCTGCGTTCCCCTTTTCGTTTGGCTCCTTCCATCTGCTGTCCCCCAACGTGCTGAGCCCGTCTACACCAACGCAGTCAGCAACCCTTAGCAAACCATACAGACCCTGGGGGACTGAGATTGGAGCCTTCTAA